A genome region from Carya illinoinensis cultivar Pawnee chromosome 2, C.illinoinensisPawnee_v1, whole genome shotgun sequence includes the following:
- the LOC122301786 gene encoding protein FAR1-RELATED SEQUENCE 5-like: MTSHTCVEGEDVEDVMDLEDEVHLSDENVENAVNNRQCVDDGVNLRPCSSRGPEEPFIGMTFDDVEDAQAYYKAYARRKGFAIRTQHTRLSKEEKKLIAVDYVCSREGFRRERSKQKERIIPEPAEIKIGCKALMGIKKEGEKWIVCKFVLQHNHVLLTPKSTGLLRGHRGVTRVQKKLIMTLNESGVPTRKIMSVLSKEAGGDFNIGCIGKDVENYLGNQRRKLFEEGDAQRLYAYFLDRQCKEPGFVYSMQVDENGCMGSLFWADARSRTAYQYFGDVVTFDATYLTNIYKMPFVPFSGVNHHHQTIMFGCALLINETAESYIWLLRTWQEAMLGRAPATIITDDDKAMAKAITIVLPNTTHRLCLWHILQKFPEHLTHVYNRFPDFQKDFHHCIHETITIDEFELEWGVILVKYELGDNTWLHNLYNRREMWVPAYLRSTFCAGMSTTQRSESMNKFFKDYVRSSTMISDFMHQYEKALDARYFKEKEKDVRTKSTMAILKTCHKIEEEAAVVYTRKSFMIFQNELFNSQRYKSTKLCKEGESKTYIVTPHGKDTPIYIVTVESEGDKGTCTCHMFEFIGILCRHIMCVLCKKNKLHSLPQHYILDRWTITAKSRSINDIPIPEWHVTPQDEIAIKKSKLMMQFYAIVELGTTTKKLDHLFLALDKAHKQLVLMEDHDELGMTTNCPGGGESTNDGFSRRSQVVSNFSQTVQDPPRVPTKGRPKSLRAKNPKESQPTKKRRCSICKNEGHARNNCPSFKDIGHTAEVERTNLDS, from the exons ATGACAAGTCACACATGTGTAGAAGGTGAAGATGTAGAAGATGTGAtggatttggaagatgaagttcaTCTCAGTGATGAGAACGTAGAAAATGCAGTAAATAATAGGCAATGTGTGGATGATGGAGTGAACTTGAGACCTTGTTCGAGTAGAGGTCCAGAGGAGCCATTTATTGGTATGACATTTGATGACGTAGAAGACGCACAAGCATATTACAAGGCGTACGCAAGAAGAAAAGGTTTTGCCATTCGGACCCAGCATACTCGATTGTCAAAGGAGGAGAAAAAACTAATTGCTGTAGACTACGTTTGTTCAAGGGAAGGATTTCGACGGGAAAGGAGCAAACAAAAAGAACGAATAATCCCGGAACCCGCTGAGATAAAGATTGGTTGTAAAGCATTGATGGGGATAAAAAAAGAGGGTGAAAAGTGGATAGTATGTAAATTTGTGCTTCAACATAATCACGTGCTACTTACACCTAAAAGTACTGGTTTGCTTCGTGGACATAGGGGAGTCACACGTGTtcaaaaaaaacttattatgaCTTTGAATGAGTCTGGTGTACCGACAAGGAAGATAATGTCGGTTTTGAGTAAAGAAGCAGGGGGTGACTTTAACATTGGGTGTATTGGGAAAGATGTGGAAAATTACTTGGGGAACCAAAGgagaaaattatttgaagagggAGATGCACAAAGATTATATGCCTATTTTCTTGATCGACAATGCAAAGAGCCTGGATTTGTGTACTCCATGCAAGTGGACGAGAATGGTTGTATGGGAAGTTTGTTTTGGGCCGATGCTCGATCAAGAACTGCATAccaatattttggagatgttgtaACATTCGATGCTACATATTtgacaaatatttataagatgccctTTGTTCCATTTTCTGGAGTTAACCATCATCACCAAACCATAATGTTTGGTTGTGCCTTGTTGATTAACGAAACAGCCGAGTCATATATATGGTTATTGAGAACATGGCAAGAGGCAATGCTTGGACGTGCTCCTGCAACCATAATTACTGATGATGATAAGGCAATGGCAAAGGCCATTACAATTGTACTTCCAAATACAACTCATAGGTTGTGCTTGTGGCATATTCTACAAAAATTTCCCGAACATTTGACTCATGTATATAACAGATTTCCGGATTTCCAAAAAGATTTCCATCATTGTATTCATGAGACAATTACAATTGATGAGTTTGAGTTGGAATGGGGTGTTATATTAGTGAAGTATGAGCTAGGAGATAATACGTGGCTACACAATCTTTATAATCGACGGGAAATGTGGGTTCCGGCTTACTTACGTTCAACATTTTGTGCTGGTATGTCAACAACTCAAAGAAGTGAAAGCATGAATAAGTTCTTCAAAGATTATGTTCGTTCCAGTACTATGATCAGTGATTTTATGCATCAATATGAGAAAGCATTAGATGCACGTTAttttaaagagaaagaaaaggatgtGCGAACAAAATCTACTATGGCCATATTGAAAACATGTCACAAGATTGAAGAAGAGGCTGCCGTAGTGTACACAAGAAAGTCTTTCATGATCTTCCAAAATGAGCTTTTCAATAGTCAACGCTACAAGTCAACCAAATTGTGCAAAGAGGGTGAAAGCAAGACTTATATAGTGACACCTCATGGTAAAGACACCCCTATCTATATTGTGACCGTGGAGAGTGAAGGAGACAAGGGGACTTGTACATGCCATATGTTTGAGTTTATAGGAATTCTCTGTAGGCATATCATGTGTGtactttgcaagaaaaataaattacatagtTTGCCACAACACTATATTCTAGACAGATGGACTATCACTGCTAAAAGTCGATCTATTAATGACATACCCATTCCCGAATGGCATGTAACGCCACAGGATGAGAttgcaataaaaaaaagtaaattgatGATGCAATTTTACGCCATTGTGGAACTTGGAACGACTACAAAAAAATTGGACCACCTCTTCCTTGCCTTAGACAAGGCCCATAAACAGCTGGTTTTAATGGAAGATCATGACGAACTTGGGATGACTACAAATTGCCCAG GTGGTGGGGAGTCAACTAATGATGGGTTCAGCAGAAGAAGTCAGGTTGTCTCAAATTTTTCGCAGACGGTGCAGGATCCTCCACGAGTGCCCACGAAAGGCCGCCCAAAGTCTTTGAGAGCAAAGAACCCAAAAGAGAGTCAACCAACTAAGAAAAGGCGTTGTAGCATTTGCAAAAATGAGGGACATGCTAGGAACAACTGTCCTTCATTCAA GGATATTGGGCATACAGCTGAGGTCGAGCGTACTAACTTGGATTCTTAA